The Vicia villosa cultivar HV-30 ecotype Madison, WI linkage group LG1, Vvil1.0, whole genome shotgun sequence genome includes a region encoding these proteins:
- the LOC131633761 gene encoding zinc finger CCCH domain-containing protein 32-like, with protein sequence MDEDLLKRNTDCVYFLASPLTCKKGVECEYRHHEIARLNPRDCWYWLSGNCLNPTCAFRHPPLDGHAGVPSEPIQSSVPASANKTMVPCYFFFNGFCNKGSKCSFSHKPDDSLLVVKPSKNDVVKPSKNDIVKPLKSDTVKPLKSDTVKPLKSDTVKPLKNDTVKPLKNDTVKPLKNGNGSINALNLENKASSGNKTSVASTPRETNFEQSLSAPKALSDIRLKSKEDLQLPLPENVKQQSVCLEFSSFDYNEAAVTTQSDSLVPDNGFAHNMSHSCSEQSSEEQENCHVEPEERWESSPGFDVLVHDETENLGYENGSEYLPLLDMDDHELNEHYTGYEFKNTDEYDTICSDADILYEQGTCDDYRCFDRDFSSEREVCGYSREIALDSIFSRKRVRISAAAMDACDSDLDLRDHLRRRREVNDPPVTDFLRHDEPSSLMVRNQERHRRGDIIQRPNRRLTSQLGFSSIREVEDPSIANNNKHRLFRPSQQNWPSQQNRPRKHYREKPARRPFPSSKVSRKPFVKLQRVIKESSAFSGPKTLAEIKEERKKKAGESSHCESSSAGFQDPKPLHEILKDRRTMD encoded by the exons ATGGACGAAGATTTACTCAAGCGTAACACCGATTGCGTTTATTTCTTGGCTTCACCTCTCACTTGCAAGAAG GGTGTGGAGTGTGAGTATAGGCACCATGAGATTGCGAGGCTTAACCCAAGGGATTGCTGGTACTGGTTATCGGGGAATTGTCTTAATCCGACTTGTGCTTTTAGACACCCT CCATTGGATGGGCATGCTGGAGTGCCATCTGAACCTATACAATCTTCTGTACCTGCATCTGCAAACAAGACAATGGTTCCctgttattttttcttcaatGGATTTTGCAACAAAGGTAGCAAATGCTCATTTTCTCATAAGCCTGATGATAGCTTGCTCGTTGTAAAGCCTTCGAAGAATGACGTGGTAAAGCCTTCGAAGAATGACATTGTAAAGCCTTTGAAAAGTGACACTGTAAAGCCTTTGAAAAGTGACACTGTAAAGCCTTTGAAGAGTGACACTGTAAAGCCTTTGAAAAATGACACTGTAAAGCCTTTGAAGAATGATACTGTAAAGCCTTTGAAGAATGGCAACGGAAGCATTAATGCTCTCAACTTAGAAAATAAAGCTTCATCAGGAAATAAAACATCTGTAGCATCAACACCAAGGGAAACAAATTTTGAGCAATCTTTATCTGCTCCAAAAGCTTTGTCTGATATTAGACTTAAGTCTAAGGAAGATCTTCAGCTACCATTACCCGAAAATGTTAAACAGCAAAGTGTTTGCTTGGAATTTTCTTCATTTGACTATAACGAAGCTGCTGTGACTACTCAGTCAGACTCTCTGGTACCAGACAATGGTTTTGCTCATAATATGTCTCATTCATGCTCTGAGCAGAGTTCGGAGGAGCAGGAAAATTGTCATGTAGAGCCTGAGGAACGGTGGGAATCCTCCCCTGGATTTGATGTTCTTGTTCATGATGAAACCGAGAACCTGGGTTATGAGAATGGTTCTGAATATTTGCCACTGCTTGATATGGATGACCACGAACTGAATGAGCATTATACAGGGTATGAATTCAAAAATACAGATGAGTACGACACCATCTGCTCAGATGCTGATATTCTGTATGAACAGGGAACATGTGATGATTACAGATGTTTTGATAGAGATTTTTCCAGTGAAAGGGAAGTTTGTGGTTATTCCAGAGAGATAGCATTGGATTCTATATTTTCCAGGAAAAGGGTTCGGATTTCAGCTGCTGCGATGGATGCTTGTGACTCTGACTTAGATCTACGTGACCATCTGAGAAGACGAAGGGAGGTCAATGATCCTCCTGTCACTGATTTCTTAAGACATGATGAGCCATCTTCTTTGATGGTTCGAAACCAAGAAAGGCATCGAAGGGGCGACATTATTCAGAGACCAAATAGAAGGTTAACATCACAATTAGGATTTAGTTCAATCAGAGAGGTTGAAGATCCTTCAATTGCTAACAATAACAAGCACAGGTTATTTAGGCCTTCTCAGCAAAATTGGCCTTCCCAGCAAAATAGGCCAAGAAAGCATTATAGAGAAAAACCAGCTAGACGGCCATTTCCTTCATCTAAAGTATCCCGGAAACCATTTGTAAAGCTGCAGAGAGTTATTAAGGAATCCAGTGCATTTTCAGGGCCCAAGACTCTTGCagaaataaaagaagaaaggaagaagaaggctGGTGAAAGTTCACATTGTGAAAGCTCGTCAGCTGGTTTCCAGGATCCCAAACCACTGCATGAAATTCTCAAAGACAGAAGGACCATGGACTGA